A single genomic interval of Asinibacterium sp. OR53 harbors:
- a CDS encoding TonB-dependent receptor, translated as MKPTTGFFRAVMSALGILFFNLLTAQTPVITGRVTTQNNGEPLQGVSVVIKDKKTGVQTAADGSYSIKAQLTDTLLFSYSGYALLIAPINNQSRLNVSLQLKVQALGDVVVVGYGTQKKGNLTGSVASVSAKEIQKMTTGNVASALQGRTPGVSVLSDGGVAGAAVNIVIRGASSLTNVAPLYVIDGAFATDLSSVNPNDIESIDILKDASSAAIYGSRAANGVVLVTTKKGTPGKTRINFNTSYGLQTPAKMLSYLNARQYADLMNTVSDAAGTPRIPFNDAQFNPAINEDYQRLWLRNAPMFNAGLDFSGGQKESSIYSSFNYFNQQSLLVNSEFKRYDFRLNTTQVRNKFKLEESFSVNRNENKPNYAYTTLNNGLTIPTIANTNPDLTRSGVNSNGFNTGNSNYYIDKGGINLSSPYAAGALSSWQENTTTLTGSIKASYEITRGLVYSLGLSGNYVVSNTRYNTPNYTLTDLTGVTQFSQQRSLTETRGEYFQYTLDNLLSYKKEINGHDIDVLLGQSWLAEKNRNIITTSGDNNFPNNAITVPQGNVSASGQEFSSALLSVFGRINYGYKNRYLLSVSARNDQSTKFAETNRSGIFPSVSAGWNIHHEPFFSSKLISLAKIRISYGELGANFIPPYSYFSTVNSTVPVIFGNVRQYGSITQLANSNLKWETSQTSNIGIDLGILSNKITLSVDYFYKKNIDLLASLTPPPSSGQGLYNGSAGSAVYNSASIENKGFEASLAYHKTTGIFKFNITANASQVKNKVIALGDNVLPINGYPMSAFFGDRPTITQPGLPVGAFWGYRTTGIYQSDAEVAAGPEKDSGKKAGDLKFADLDNNGKIDNNDKTMIGTPFPKLEYSLNFSGSFKAFDFTLYLAGAYGNQIFNLTRYANYFQLDFAKTADALDAWTPQHTNTAQPRLSASNRTGGNALPSSYYIEDGSYLRLKNLQAGYSLLKDKCPKLPFSRIRFYAGVQNLLTFTHYSGYDPELGSAAGILPGQGTDGRGTGANVLFNRGVDIRAYPRDRTYIIGIQASF; from the coding sequence ATGAAACCAACAACGGGATTCTTCCGGGCTGTCATGTCCGCTCTTGGAATTCTCTTCTTCAACCTACTGACTGCACAAACCCCTGTCATCACCGGCCGCGTTACCACACAAAACAACGGAGAACCTTTGCAAGGGGTATCGGTCGTGATCAAAGACAAGAAAACAGGCGTTCAAACTGCTGCCGATGGCAGCTATTCAATCAAAGCACAGCTTACCGACACATTGTTGTTCAGCTACAGCGGCTACGCTTTGCTCATCGCCCCCATTAACAACCAATCACGACTGAATGTTTCATTACAACTCAAAGTACAAGCACTGGGCGACGTAGTAGTAGTGGGATATGGTACCCAGAAAAAAGGGAACCTCACCGGTTCTGTTGCTTCCGTTTCAGCAAAAGAAATTCAAAAAATGACCACAGGCAATGTTGCTTCCGCGCTGCAGGGGCGTACCCCAGGCGTGAGCGTATTGTCAGATGGCGGTGTTGCCGGCGCTGCCGTGAACATCGTCATCCGGGGTGCCAGCTCCCTCACCAACGTTGCACCACTCTATGTGATCGACGGTGCATTCGCTACCGACCTCAGCTCGGTGAATCCCAATGATATTGAAAGCATAGACATTTTAAAAGACGCTTCTTCTGCTGCCATCTACGGTTCACGCGCCGCCAACGGAGTGGTGTTGGTAACCACTAAAAAAGGCACTCCCGGTAAAACCAGGATCAATTTCAATACCAGTTACGGTTTGCAAACGCCCGCTAAAATGCTGTCTTACCTGAATGCACGGCAATATGCAGACCTCATGAATACTGTTTCCGATGCCGCAGGAACGCCCAGGATTCCTTTCAATGACGCACAATTCAACCCTGCCATCAATGAAGATTATCAGCGGTTATGGCTTCGCAATGCACCTATGTTTAATGCGGGATTGGATTTTTCCGGCGGTCAGAAAGAATCGTCTATTTATTCCAGCTTCAATTATTTCAACCAGCAAAGTCTCCTCGTCAACAGCGAGTTCAAACGGTATGATTTCAGGTTAAATACCACCCAGGTACGCAATAAATTCAAACTGGAAGAATCGTTTTCGGTGAACCGGAATGAGAACAAACCCAACTACGCATATACAACGCTGAATAACGGACTCACCATTCCTACCATTGCCAATACCAATCCCGATCTTACCCGTTCCGGGGTCAATTCAAACGGTTTCAATACGGGCAACTCCAACTATTATATCGACAAAGGCGGCATCAATTTGTCCAGCCCCTATGCCGCAGGCGCTTTGTCTTCCTGGCAGGAAAATACAACCACCCTTACCGGCAGCATCAAAGCCAGTTATGAAATAACCAGGGGCCTTGTATACAGTCTCGGTTTGAGTGGAAACTATGTCGTGAGCAATACCCGCTATAATACCCCCAACTATACCCTGACCGATTTAACCGGTGTAACGCAATTCAGCCAGCAAAGATCGCTGACCGAAACCAGGGGTGAATATTTCCAGTACACGCTGGACAACCTGCTTTCTTATAAAAAAGAAATCAATGGGCACGATATTGATGTATTACTGGGACAAAGCTGGCTGGCAGAAAAAAACAGGAACATCATTACTACTTCCGGCGATAATAACTTTCCCAACAACGCCATTACTGTTCCCCAGGGTAATGTGTCGGCCTCTGGCCAGGAGTTCAGTTCTGCGCTGCTGTCGGTATTCGGTCGTATCAACTATGGGTACAAGAACCGGTACCTTTTATCCGTCAGCGCAAGAAATGATCAGTCTACCAAGTTTGCCGAAACCAATCGTTCCGGTATTTTCCCTTCTGTTTCCGCAGGCTGGAACATCCATCATGAACCATTCTTTTCGTCAAAACTCATTTCACTGGCAAAGATCCGTATCAGCTATGGTGAGCTGGGCGCCAATTTCATTCCCCCGTACAGCTATTTCTCTACCGTTAATTCAACAGTGCCGGTTATTTTCGGAAATGTACGGCAATACGGGTCCATCACACAACTGGCTAACTCGAATCTGAAATGGGAAACTTCGCAAACATCCAATATTGGTATTGATCTCGGTATACTGTCTAACAAGATTACACTGAGTGTGGATTATTTCTACAAGAAAAATATCGACCTGCTGGCAAGTCTTACACCGCCGCCTTCATCCGGACAGGGTCTGTATAACGGCTCTGCAGGTTCTGCCGTATATAACTCGGCCAGTATTGAAAACAAAGGGTTCGAAGCGTCGCTTGCTTATCATAAAACTACCGGAATATTCAAATTCAATATAACAGCCAATGCATCGCAGGTGAAGAACAAAGTCATTGCATTGGGTGATAATGTACTGCCCATCAACGGCTATCCGATGAGTGCATTTTTTGGTGACAGGCCCACGATTACACAACCGGGTTTGCCGGTAGGCGCTTTCTGGGGATACCGTACAACAGGTATTTACCAGTCAGATGCAGAAGTAGCCGCAGGTCCTGAAAAGGACAGTGGTAAAAAAGCAGGTGATCTCAAATTTGCCGATCTGGACAACAATGGCAAGATCGATAATAATGACAAAACCATGATTGGCACTCCGTTTCCCAAGCTGGAATACAGCCTGAATTTTTCAGGGTCTTTTAAAGCGTTTGATTTTACCCTGTACCTGGCAGGCGCTTATGGAAACCAGATCTTCAACCTTACCAGATACGCCAATTATTTCCAGCTCGATTTTGCTAAAACGGCCGATGCATTGGATGCATGGACGCCGCAACATACCAATACTGCTCAGCCACGCTTGTCGGCCAGCAACAGAACCGGTGGTAATGCATTACCCAGCAGTTACTACATTGAAGACGGTTCTTATCTGCGGCTTAAAAACCTGCAGGCAGGTTATTCATTGCTGAAAGACAAATGCCCGAAGCTGCCTTTCAGCCGCATCAGGTTTTATGCAGGTGTTCAAAACCTGCTCACCTTCACCCATTACTCCGGCTATGATCCTGAATTAGGTTCTGCTGCGGGCATTTTACCGGGACAGGGAACAGACGGCAGGGGCACAGGAGCTAATGTATTGTTTAATCGTGGTGTAGACATCAGGGCTTACCCGCGTGACCGGACTTATATCATTGGCATCCAGGCTTCATTTTAA
- a CDS encoding FtsX-like permease family protein → MGLALDIAKRVAFNRQKSFSRFIIRLSVAATALSVAAMIITLSFVNGFQQKVSEKVFSFWGHIRVQKYEAGKSLVAEETPLQKDPSVENIIRQQPGVTQVQGFATKSVVLEKNKEIEGVLLKGIEENYDSSRLKPYLVEGRWIHFNDSLYSRELLLSAQLASQLKVNLNDTITVYFISSIDGSRTYRRLSIAGIYKTGIEEYDKLFIIGDLRLIRRVNSWQDDEIGGYELFVKDDHSMSAINDALLNRLPPEWMSRSIPEIYPNIFDWLNIQDVNRNVIFIVMSVVAIINLATCLLILMLERTRMIGILKAIGATDWLIQRVFLYHATVITLAGIGIGFVMGAGICLLQQYTHFIKLDEASYYVRYAPVTINWVQVAVVCMTTALVCYLSLLLPTWLIRKIRPVKAIQFR, encoded by the coding sequence TTGGGTCTTGCCCTTGATATTGCAAAGCGTGTTGCCTTCAACCGTCAAAAATCATTTTCCAGGTTCATCATCCGGTTATCGGTTGCTGCAACGGCTTTAAGCGTGGCGGCCATGATCATTACCCTCTCTTTTGTAAATGGGTTCCAGCAGAAAGTGTCGGAAAAAGTATTCAGCTTCTGGGGGCATATCCGTGTACAGAAATATGAGGCCGGGAAATCGCTGGTCGCCGAAGAAACCCCTCTTCAAAAAGATCCTTCAGTAGAAAACATCATTCGTCAGCAACCCGGTGTAACACAAGTGCAGGGGTTTGCTACCAAATCGGTGGTGTTGGAAAAAAATAAAGAGATCGAAGGCGTGCTGCTCAAAGGCATTGAGGAGAATTATGACAGCAGCCGGCTGAAGCCTTACCTCGTGGAGGGCCGTTGGATACATTTCAATGACAGCCTATATAGCCGCGAATTGTTGCTTTCTGCACAACTGGCTTCGCAATTAAAAGTGAACCTGAACGATACCATTACTGTTTATTTCATTTCATCCATCGACGGCAGCAGAACTTACCGCAGGCTGAGCATAGCCGGCATTTACAAAACCGGTATTGAAGAATACGATAAACTGTTCATCATCGGCGACCTGCGGCTGATCAGGCGCGTAAACAGTTGGCAGGATGATGAGATCGGCGGCTATGAATTGTTTGTAAAAGATGACCATTCCATGTCGGCCATCAATGATGCTTTGCTGAATCGTCTGCCGCCGGAATGGATGAGCCGGAGCATACCCGAGATCTATCCCAATATTTTCGATTGGCTCAATATCCAGGATGTGAACAGGAATGTCATTTTCATTGTCATGTCTGTGGTGGCCATTATCAACCTGGCCACTTGTTTACTGATACTGATGCTGGAAAGAACCCGCATGATTGGTATCCTAAAAGCCATCGGTGCTACCGACTGGCTGATACAGCGTGTGTTTCTGTACCATGCTACTGTTATTACCCTTGCGGGTATTGGTATTGGGTTTGTGATGGGCGCCGGCATCTGCCTGCTGCAACAGTACACACATTTCATCAAACTCGATGAAGCTTCATATTATGTACGGTATGCACCTGTCACGATCAACTGGGTGCAGGTTGCAGTGGTTTGTATGACCACTGCATTGGTTTGTTACCTTTCTCTTTTATTGCCCACCTGGCTCATCAGGAAAATCAGGCCTGTTAAAGCCATTCAGTTCAGGTAG